A window from Mycobacterium saskatchewanense encodes these proteins:
- the dxs gene encoding 1-deoxy-D-xylulose-5-phosphate synthase, protein MLEQIRGPADLQHLSQQQLRALAAEIREFLIHKVAATGGHLGPNLGVVELTLALHRVFDSPHDPIIFDTGHQAYVHKMLTGRSQDFETLRKKGGLSGYPSRAESEHDWVESSHASAALSYADGLAKAFELTGHRNRHVVAVVGDGALTGGMCWEALNNIAASKRPVIIVVNDNGRSYAPTIGGVADHLASLRLQPAYEQALAKGREAVRAVPVVGKLAYRFMHSVKAGIKDSLSPQLLFTDLGLKYVGPVDGHDERAVEAALRHARGFGRPVIVHVVTRKGMGFAPAEDDEAEQMHSCGVIDPVTGRATKVAAPGWTATFSDALIGYGRKRRDVVAITAAMPGPTGLTPFGQQFPDRLFDVGIAEQHALTSAAGLAMGGMHPVVAIYSTFLNRAFDQIMMDVALHKLPVTMVLDRAGITGSDGPSHNGMWDLSVLGIVPGMRVAAPRDATRLREELGEALDVNDGPTALRFPKGDVGEDIPALERRSGVDVLAVPAAGLNHDVLLVAVGAFASMALEVAKRLHNQGIGVTVIDPRWVLPVSDAVVDLAAQHKLVVTCEDNGVNGGVGSAVSGALRRAEIDTPCRDVGLPQDFFEHASRGELLSDLGLTDQDVARRITGWVAALGSYESKTEIREALD, encoded by the coding sequence ATGCTGGAACAGATCCGCGGCCCCGCCGATCTGCAGCACCTTTCCCAACAGCAGCTGCGCGCTCTCGCCGCCGAGATCCGCGAGTTCCTGATTCACAAGGTCGCTGCCACCGGGGGACACCTCGGACCCAACCTGGGCGTCGTCGAGTTGACGCTCGCGCTGCACCGGGTGTTCGACTCGCCGCACGATCCGATCATCTTCGACACCGGCCACCAGGCCTACGTGCACAAGATGCTGACCGGGCGCTCCCAAGACTTCGAAACCCTGCGCAAAAAGGGCGGTCTCTCCGGGTATCCGTCGCGCGCCGAGAGCGAGCACGACTGGGTGGAGTCCAGCCACGCCAGCGCCGCGCTGTCCTACGCCGACGGCCTGGCCAAGGCGTTCGAGCTGACCGGGCACCGCAACCGGCACGTCGTCGCGGTGGTCGGGGACGGCGCGCTCACCGGCGGCATGTGCTGGGAGGCGCTGAACAACATCGCCGCGTCGAAGCGGCCCGTGATCATCGTGGTCAACGACAACGGGCGCAGCTACGCACCCACGATCGGCGGCGTCGCAGACCACCTGGCCTCCCTGCGGCTGCAGCCGGCCTACGAGCAGGCCCTGGCCAAGGGCCGAGAGGCCGTCCGCGCCGTCCCGGTCGTCGGCAAGCTCGCGTACCGCTTCATGCATAGCGTCAAGGCCGGTATCAAGGACTCCCTGTCGCCGCAGCTGCTGTTCACCGACCTCGGGCTCAAGTACGTCGGCCCCGTCGACGGGCACGACGAGCGCGCCGTCGAGGCCGCGTTGCGGCACGCCCGCGGCTTCGGCCGCCCGGTGATCGTGCACGTCGTCACCCGCAAGGGCATGGGCTTCGCGCCGGCCGAGGACGACGAGGCAGAGCAGATGCACTCCTGCGGCGTGATCGACCCCGTCACCGGCCGGGCCACCAAGGTCGCCGCCCCCGGCTGGACCGCCACGTTCTCCGACGCGCTCATCGGCTACGGCCGCAAGCGCCGGGACGTCGTGGCCATCACCGCGGCGATGCCAGGTCCCACCGGGCTGACGCCGTTCGGGCAGCAGTTCCCCGATCGCCTGTTCGACGTCGGCATCGCCGAGCAACACGCGCTGACGTCGGCCGCGGGGCTGGCGATGGGCGGCATGCACCCGGTGGTCGCCATCTATTCGACGTTCCTCAATCGCGCCTTCGACCAGATCATGATGGACGTCGCGCTGCACAAGCTGCCCGTCACGATGGTGCTCGACCGCGCCGGCATCACCGGTTCGGACGGCCCCAGTCACAACGGCATGTGGGACCTTTCGGTGCTGGGCATCGTGCCGGGCATGCGGGTCGCCGCGCCGCGCGATGCGACCCGGCTGCGGGAGGAACTGGGCGAGGCGCTCGATGTCAACGACGGTCCCACTGCGCTGCGGTTCCCGAAAGGCGATGTGGGTGAAGACATCCCGGCCCTGGAGCGGCGGTCGGGCGTGGACGTGCTCGCGGTGCCGGCCGCCGGGTTGAACCACGACGTGTTGCTGGTGGCGGTCGGCGCGTTTGCGTCGATGGCGCTGGAGGTGGCCAAGCGGTTGCACAACCAGGGCATCGGCGTGACCGTGATCGACCCGCGGTGGGTGCTGCCGGTGTCCGACGCCGTCGTCGACTTGGCGGCGCAGCACAAGCTGGTCGTCACGTGCGAGGACAACGGCGTCAACGGCGGGGTGGGCTCGGCGGTGTCGGGCGCGCTGCGGCGCGCCGAGATCGACACGCCGTGCCGCGACGTCGGGCTGCCGCAGGACTTCTTCGAGCACGCGTCCCGCGGTGAGCTGCTGTCCGACCTCGGGCTGACCGACCAGGACGTCGCCCGCCGGATCACGGGTTGGGTTGCCGCGCTGGGCAGCTACGAATCGAAGACCGAGATCCGCGAGGCCCTCGACTAG
- a CDS encoding ribonuclease D, with the protein MSEPDTRDQGSTDPETPPPTPLLYPAKGLPDLSVSVPEIEAAAGLLAGGHGPFAVDAERASGFRYSNRAYLIQIRRAGAGTVLIDPVSHGADPLTALRPVAEVLGDDEWILHSADQDLPCLAELGMRPPALYDTELAGRLAGFDRVNLATMVERLLGFGLAKGHGAADWSRRPLPDEWLNYAALDVELLIELRAAISEVLAGQGKTDWAAQEFDYLRTFKTGDVLRDGAARRDRWRRTSGIHRVRDRRALAAVRELWTTRDRIAERRDIAPRRILPDSAIIDAAVADPKTIEELVALPVFGGRNQRRSAATWLAALEAARKNPSPPEEVEPPNGPPPAARWSRRKPEAAARLEAARAALSEVSERVGIPTENLVSPDLVRRLCWDWEDAPDRAGAVDAFLRAGHARPWQRELVVGALAEALRPPDAPDE; encoded by the coding sequence CGCGGGGCTGCTGGCAGGTGGCCACGGACCGTTCGCGGTGGACGCCGAGCGCGCGTCGGGCTTCCGCTACTCCAACCGGGCATACCTGATCCAGATCCGGCGCGCAGGCGCCGGCACCGTCCTCATCGACCCCGTCAGCCACGGCGCCGACCCGTTGACCGCGCTGCGGCCCGTCGCCGAGGTGCTCGGCGACGACGAGTGGATCCTGCACTCCGCCGACCAGGACCTGCCGTGCCTGGCCGAACTCGGCATGCGCCCGCCCGCCCTCTACGACACCGAACTCGCCGGGCGGCTGGCCGGGTTCGACCGGGTGAACCTCGCGACCATGGTCGAGCGGCTGCTGGGTTTCGGGTTGGCCAAAGGCCACGGGGCCGCCGACTGGTCCAGGCGCCCGCTGCCGGATGAGTGGCTCAACTACGCCGCCCTGGACGTCGAGCTGCTGATCGAGCTGCGCGCGGCGATCTCCGAGGTGCTCGCCGGCCAGGGCAAAACCGATTGGGCCGCACAGGAATTCGACTACCTGCGCACGTTCAAGACGGGGGACGTCTTGAGGGACGGCGCCGCGCGGCGGGACCGCTGGCGCCGGACGTCGGGGATCCACCGGGTGCGCGACCGGCGCGCCCTGGCCGCGGTCCGCGAGCTGTGGACGACGCGCGACCGGATCGCCGAACGCCGCGACATCGCGCCCCGCCGCATCCTGCCCGACTCCGCCATCATCGACGCCGCGGTCGCCGACCCGAAAACCATCGAGGAGCTGGTCGCGCTGCCGGTGTTCGGCGGGCGCAACCAACGGCGCAGCGCGGCGACCTGGCTGGCGGCCCTCGAAGCCGCCCGGAAGAACCCGAGCCCACCCGAGGAGGTCGAGCCGCCGAACGGGCCGCCCCCGGCGGCGCGGTGGAGCAGGCGCAAACCGGAGGCGGCGGCCCGGCTCGAGGCCGCGCGGGCCGCGCTGTCCGAGGTGTCGGAGCGGGTCGGGATTCCCACCGAGAACCTGGTTTCGCCCGACCTGGTGCGGCGGCTGTGCTGGGACTGGGAGGACGCGCCCGACCGGGCAGGCGCCGTCGACGCGTTCCTGCGCGCCGGCCACGCGCGGCCATGGCAGCGCGAGCTCGTGGTCGGGGCGCTGGCCGAGGCCCTGCGGCCACCGGATGCGCCGGACGAGTGA
- a CDS encoding cation:proton antiporter domain-containing protein, with protein MARVRPYPVAAIVNDSLRYALIILFSSAVGLVAVLANRLTERVKIPVPLLVLVGTALVVHAVPAVQSPSERIVERVITIALVLVLFDGGMHIGPSRFRAAVVPILSVGVVGTALTAAGAALMLHYGCGVGWFPAVLVATAVAPTDPAVVFSVLGKREIRGRSSTILEGESGANDPVGIALMSSLIAAGGLSAAGFAGVGAQFALQMAVGLAVGVVGGRALLVFMRRVALPSEGLYSLRTLASSLMLYGIATLAHGSGFLAVFVAGIVIGDARAPYKPEIKRFHAALAGLAEIVAFAILGLTVDLNVLTHPDVWIPGVVLGAALTALIRPAAVSACLVGVRLRRNERLFILFAGLKGAVPILLGEFLRAAHIPDAERLYGVVVVVVIFSVLVQGSAVPGVARLLRLPMRTVETQPWAIGVRLADEPEGVHRFNVASGSAAEGCTVEGVSDRVGDIWVSIVVRTTGLVPVRGDTELQAGDEVVILADPELHDTLAELFGSR; from the coding sequence ATGGCACGTGTTCGCCCGTACCCGGTTGCCGCGATCGTGAACGACAGCCTTCGCTACGCCCTGATCATCCTGTTTTCCAGCGCGGTCGGTTTGGTCGCGGTGCTGGCGAACCGCCTGACCGAGCGGGTCAAGATTCCCGTGCCGCTGCTCGTGCTGGTCGGCACTGCACTGGTGGTGCACGCCGTGCCCGCGGTGCAGTCACCGTCCGAACGGATCGTGGAACGGGTCATCACCATCGCGCTGGTGCTGGTCTTGTTCGACGGCGGAATGCACATCGGGCCTTCGCGTTTCCGCGCGGCGGTGGTGCCGATCCTGTCGGTCGGCGTCGTGGGCACCGCGCTCACCGCCGCCGGCGCCGCGCTGATGCTGCACTACGGGTGCGGAGTCGGCTGGTTCCCCGCGGTCCTCGTCGCCACCGCGGTGGCTCCCACCGATCCGGCCGTGGTCTTCTCGGTGCTGGGCAAACGCGAGATCAGGGGTCGCAGCAGCACCATCCTGGAGGGCGAGTCCGGCGCCAATGATCCGGTGGGCATCGCGTTGATGTCCAGCCTGATCGCCGCTGGTGGCCTCAGCGCGGCCGGGTTCGCCGGCGTGGGGGCACAGTTCGCGCTGCAGATGGCGGTCGGCCTTGCCGTCGGGGTTGTCGGCGGCCGCGCCCTGCTCGTCTTCATGCGTCGCGTGGCGTTGCCGAGCGAGGGCCTCTACTCGCTGCGGACGCTGGCCTCCAGCCTGATGCTGTACGGCATCGCCACGCTTGCGCACGGGTCGGGGTTTCTGGCGGTGTTCGTCGCCGGCATCGTGATCGGTGACGCGCGCGCGCCCTACAAGCCGGAGATCAAGAGATTCCACGCCGCCCTGGCCGGATTGGCCGAGATCGTCGCGTTCGCCATTCTGGGGTTGACCGTCGACCTCAACGTGCTCACCCATCCCGACGTGTGGATTCCCGGCGTCGTTCTCGGGGCGGCGCTGACGGCGCTGATTCGCCCGGCGGCCGTGAGCGCCTGCCTGGTCGGCGTGCGACTCAGGCGAAACGAACGCCTCTTCATCCTGTTCGCCGGGCTCAAGGGGGCGGTGCCGATCCTGCTCGGCGAGTTCCTGCGGGCAGCGCATATCCCGGACGCCGAGCGTCTGTACGGCGTGGTGGTCGTGGTCGTCATCTTCTCGGTGCTGGTGCAGGGCAGCGCGGTGCCCGGCGTCGCCCGGCTGCTGCGCCTCCCGATGCGGACCGTGGAGACCCAGCCCTGGGCGATAGGGGTCCGGCTGGCGGACGAACCGGAGGGCGTCCATCGCTTCAACGTCGCCTCGGGGTCCGCCGCCGAGGGGTGCACGGTCGAGGGGGTCAGCGACCGCGTCGGCGACATCTGGGTCAGCATCGTGGTCCGCACCACCGGCCTGGTGCCGGTGCGCGGCGACACCGAACTTCAGGCCGGCGACGAGGTCGTCATCCTGGCCGACCCCGAACTCCACGACACCCTGGCCGAACTGTTCGGCTCGAGGTAG